Genomic window (Marinobacter fonticola):
TGCAGACTGATACGCCACACCGCCGCCCATGATACCGGCGCCCAACACGGCGGTCAGTTTCACGTCGTTGGCTTCCTTCTCCCACAGCTTGGCCTTTTTCTTCAGCTCCTGATCGTTCAGGAACAGGCCGACCAAGCACGCTGCGACGTTGGTCTTGGCCATTTTGGCGAAGCCCTTGGCCTCAACCTCAAGCGCCTTGTCGCGCGTCAGACTGGCATGCTTCTGCATCACCTTGATAGCTTCGACAGGCGCGGGGTAGTTTTTGCCCGCCTTGCCGGCAACGAAAGCCTTGGAGATCTCGAATGCCATCATGCTTTCCATGGCGTTGAGCTTGATCTTGCCCTGCTTTTCTTCGCGACGAGCTTTGTAATCCAGCTTGCCTTCGTTGCACTGCTTGATCAGATCGACAGCAGCCTCAATCAGCTTGCTCCCTTCCAGGACCGCATCCACGGCGCCTTCTTTGAGCGCCTTGTCCGCCCGGTTCTCAGTACCGCCGGAGATCCATTCGATGGCGTAATCGACACCGATCAGGCGGGACAGCCGCACGGTACCGCCAAAGCCTGGGAAAATACCCAGTTTGACTTCCGGCAAGCCAACCTTCGCCTTGCTATCCATCACCCGGTAGTCGGTCGCCAGACACATCTCAAAACCACCGCCGAGTGCCATGCCGTTAATGGCGGTGACCGTCGGGAACGGCAGATCTTCAATCGTGTTGAATACCTCGTTGGCCTTGAGGTTGTTGGCCACCAGGTCTTCTTCTGAACCGGCAAACAGTTCGGTAAACTCGGTGATATCAGCACCGACAATAAAGCTATCCTTGGAGCTGGTGACAACCAGGCCCTTGATGTCCTTGGATGCTTTCAGCTTGTCGGCGGCGGCCCCCAGCTCTTCAATCGTCAAACGATTGAACTTATTGACTGACTCGCCCTGCAAGTCGAAGTTGAGCTGAGCGATCCCGCCTTCGATCTCTTTAACCGTGATGGCTTTACCTTCGTAAATCATCAACTGATCTCCAGTCTGTGTTTGGAACTGCACCAACGCCCTTACCGGCAAAAGCCAAGGCTCATTCATGCAGAGAGATTTCGGTCACTGCCCGATCATTCGATCCAAAATTCATACAGTCGTTTGAATCGAGTGCCGCACACGATGAAAAAAAACCATGGGTTTGTCAATTTGTTTCTCTCGACTGATCGATGCGCCAAGTCCTACCCACTCGTCATCCATACGCTTTAATAAACAACAATAAATTATTACAAACAAAAGCTTATGAAGGGCTTCTAGCTAATGACATGAACTACGCTTCTTAATACCGCCCAAGCTTTGCGCTTAGCGCACCAAAAGGCCGTGTAAAAGCCTGTCAAAACCGCTTGATTGGTGGGCAAAGTTAATTTAGCCTCACATCCAATCAAGCGACAATAGTCGACGACACTAAACAAGCAAGGCGGTGTCAAAGAGTGTTGCACGCCCCATAAAAACAAAAGCTAACAGACAATTTAGTACGGAGATTTCGCTAATGACTCACTCCGGCATCTGGACTAGGGCGTCGTTTGTGGCGCTGCTTACGTGCGCGTTGTTGCTCTCACCATTTACCTCACGAGCGGCCGAAAACCCACTTCTTTCCAGCCTCCACGATTTTCGGCTCAGCAATTTTGAAGCGCTTAATGCCTACTATAATTTCAGCGTTAACGGCTCCACCGAAACCCTGAATGAAATCGTCGCGGCCATCAATACTTCCAACACCCAGATGAACAGCATCGGCGACCAAAGTTCCGGCTTACTGAACGATGACCAGGTTTCACGGCTAACCCAGGATTTCGATCAATTCAAAGACCTGATGCGGCAGAACATCAACGACGTACGCCAGAACGGCTACCCTGATTTGCGCTTAGTATCCGACATGGCCAACCAGGCTGTGACCCTTAGCAAGACCTCAGCTGAAATGTACGATATTGTCCGCACCGACGAGCAGGTGACGACAGATAAGCGCGTCGAATCCGCTCGTGCGGCGGCCGTTCTGATGGCGCAGATGATGAGCAAGTATTCCGCCCGCTCCACATCGGCTGTGTCGCAAACATTCCAGGGAGCCGACACCGAAGAGCCTTTGGATGAACAGGCCAAGCAATTCGACGCCCTGCTGTCCAGTATTACCGCCGGCAACCCGAGCGACGAACTCCGCGCAGCACTGAGCGGCATCTCGTCCAAATGGGGATTCATTCGCAGCTCTTACGTCAATTACAACGAGAACAACGTGTCGTTTGTTATTGACCGCTATTCGCAGGGTATCCTCGAAGGTTTGGACGAAGCCATTAGTGTCATGACGGACAACACGCCGTCGTCGGCCGCAACCACGGCAGACACCTCCACTAATTGAGAGTGACGGGCCTCGGCCCAAACGCTTCGAGTGAACCGCCACGTACCGGCCGCTTGTTCATTCGCACTCCACTGGCTGCCCAGTCGATTGAATTTTCCAGTTGATTGGGCACGATCAGTGGCCCTCCCGCAGCATCGCGACTTAACACTCGCTTGCCGGAACTCCCCAAGACATAACTTCGCAGTCACGAGCCAATATTGCTCACTCGGTTCATCAGGGACACAACTGTTGCCTGAAGAACAATCAAACTGATACCAGAAGTTTTATAGACAAATGCTCTTCCATAGTGTATTTACACTATATGACTATTAACAATGAGATGTATGCCATTGTCGCAAGAGACTGCCTGTGTCGCAAAGCTCGCATGGTTGACCGTATGATTACCCGTGCCTACGACGATGCCTTGCGGCCGATAGATCTTAGGATTACTCAATTTACGCTACTGGCCGCGATCGGGTATGGCGGACCCAACTCCATCAGTGAACTTGCCGACTGGTTGGCGATGGAGCGCACTACCCTTACACGAAATTTGAAACTTCTGGAGCAGAACGAATTCATCGCCATGGGTGCCGGGAGCCACCACCGTTCCCGCGCTATTAAACTCACCGCCCCCGGCAAAAACAAGCTCGAGCAGGCGTATCCGCTATGGCAGGCGGTGCAAGAAAAGTTTCGTGAGAGCTTAGGGAGCGAGGGATGGTCTCATGCCCATGACACCCTTGCTCAGCTTGCAGACGCTAAATCAATGAAGTGAATATTTAGAAAAATTGCCGGCCCTCCCCTCAAGGGCCTTTTTTAGGAAACTTATAGTGTAGTTACACTACAAAGAAAGGGACATTCCATGCAAAGCAGAACTGATCGAGCAGGTCGCTTTTACCATCTCATACTGACTTACCGCTGGTTGGTCATTTTTCTGGGCATAAGCCTGATCGTTGTCGCGGCTGTTTCGTTGCCAGGCCTGGCTAAAGACACGTCCGCTGGTGCATTCATCGATCCTGAGAATCCCGCGTTGCGCTACCGGGAGAACGTTAAGGAAGTATTCGGCTTAAGCGATCCCATCGTGGTCGCCGTAGCTAACCAAGGTCCAAACGGCATTTTTAATCCGCCGAGCTTGGGCTTGGTGTCGTGGCTGACCGAGAAAATTCAACGTCTTGATAACGTCGATCCTGAACGGGTAATGAGTCTGGCGACTGAATCCAACGTTATCGGCAACGACATGGGTATAGAGGTTCACGAGTTTCTCGACCCAGTACCGACTACCCAAACGGAAGTGGCTTCGGTAAGGGCCGCTGTCGAAAACTTTCCCCTTTACCAAGGCAGCCTCGTTGCTCGCGATGGCCGTGCGACCCTGGTCGTGGTTGAACTGCTGGATGAGGAAAAAGCCCAAGCGACCTACGATGCAATTCTGGAGTTGATTTCGTCAGCCCCCAAAGGCCCGGGTGACGAATTGCTCGTAGCCGGCGAAGGTGCTGTGGCAGGTTATCTTTCCAGCTACATAGACCAGGATGCACAGCGATTAAACCCTTTTGCCGGACTCATCATTACTCTCATTCTGTTCCTTGCCTTTCGTACGGTCCGGGCCGCATTACTACCCAATGCCGTTATCTTGGCGACTGTCGTCATCACATTGGGCCTCATGGCCGCAAGCAATACGCCCTTTTATGTCATCACCAATGGTCTCATTGTCTGCATGATCGGGATCGCGGTGGCCGATTCGATCCATGTATTCAGTCAATACTATGAAGAGCTCCGAAAAGCACCGACCAGCTCTCAGCACGATCTTATCATTCGCACCATGCAAGCCATGACGCGACCCGTGACGTTTACGACCCTTACCACTGCAGCTGGCTTCCTCTCCCTTTACCCGACGACCGATATGCCGCCCATTCAAGCTTTTGGTCTGTTTGG
Coding sequences:
- a CDS encoding MarR family winged helix-turn-helix transcriptional regulator, with the protein product MTINNEMYAIVARDCLCRKARMVDRMITRAYDDALRPIDLRITQFTLLAAIGYGGPNSISELADWLAMERTTLTRNLKLLEQNEFIAMGAGSHHRSRAIKLTAPGKNKLEQAYPLWQAVQEKFRESLGSEGWSHAHDTLAQLADAKSMK